AGGCCAAtgaactatatatatatatatatatatatatatataatattgtTATAGCAGTAAAGAAACGCTATGAGAGAAATAAAATTGAGCATTGTTCCGTCTTGAAAAGACAACATTCAGCAATCTAAGTAGAATTGTagttgaattgtaaatttggaTTCTAAAGCAATAAGGTATGACTAGAGCACAAAATTCCGTGAAAAAACAACATTCAACACTCAAAGTAGAATTGCAATTGATTTGTAAATTTGGATTCTAAAACAATAAGGAACGATCAAAGTACCGAATTCCAACAACTTAAATGAACATAACATTGAACACCAAATgtcaactttactaaatataTGTTcacattttcttaaaaaatgaaaaaaaaactttttgctatgtgattgtatgtaattttttttttgaaagaagaAACATTTTGATTAATATTAGAGTAtgtttgataaaataaaaaattaaaagttgaTATAGTATCTGAATATGGAAACTTAATTGTTAAAGTTTTAATTTGCTGAACCATATAGGTAAATTGGTTTGATAATCAGTTAATGTATAAGtgatttgaaatattttaatcCATATATATAATAGTTTAAGTAATAAtatgtttatatttatattatatttattttgtaaGTAGTAATTTTTAATACTAATAAACTATATGCTAATATGGAAAGTGTATTTGTGTGCGTGAGAAAGAGAATGTGTTTTATGTGTAAAATGCCTATACCTGACAAAAGAGAAATGCAAATCTATATGTTTGATGGAGagattatattttaaaatgtgtagtataaaagaaaaatatgtgCATATGTGTAAAGCTctgtttgataactcaattcaacatttaaatttaatggattcaaatcttaacataTTTAGACATATTTgatgataaaaaataaaacatttgaattaattaaatgacattgaattttttaggccaaatttgtttcaaaaaaaaaaaaaaagatatacacttaaatgtatcaaatttagtacttaataattcaataacttaacaAATTCAAACtttagattttagatttcagatttcaatttcaTTAAATGCACTCTAAATATGTGATAAATTTTGAATATGTATACTTTTTAAGAGACGATGTGTATATGTCTGTAAGAATATGTAGAAGAATGAGggaaaaaagatttttttgagTAAGTGTTTTagtttaacaattcaataaattaaGAGATATAATTCTGGCTAAAAATGAGTATATAAAAATTAAGTGAATCATGAAACAAACACAATAGACGAAGCAGTTTGGATTGTagttttctaataaaaatttttaaatgttcTATATACACATTTTTCATTCACTTTtctatctcacatacattaaattgctacagtatatttttttttttataaaaatttcaaaaaatagcaatccaaatagCACCTTAATTCTTTAATTCCAAGTGGTTAATGGAGTTCGTTAACACACACTTTTACCTAGGAGTGGGCAAAATTACCCACTAAACCGAAAATCCACTATGTCTAATTTGATCTGATCTAAAAATTAGGATACTCGATTGGTATTATTTGATCGGGTCAAAAGAGGGTTTTGGTATATTTAAAAAAAGgtgctacttatttcaaatttttattaattttgaattctttaatttttttcatttttcttggatTCTCTTTGCATGATTATTTCTTGGTGAAgactttttttgaaaaaaaaaaaaattctttgttaaatattatatgaatatgtaaaatacaaatttaaattagtgcataaattatttttaaaaaaaaattaaataataagtgGAGTGGGACGATTACCCCTTGATCCGATCAAATAACCGGACACCTCTAATATTTGGGAcggataaaaataaaaaaatagtcGACCTCTTGTATAGATTGAGTCAGCAAGTGGTACATGAGACGGATACCCGGCTTGTGCCCCAACCGACTTTTACCACCCAACTTTTACCTCTAGCAAAAAGGCTTAGAAAAAGACTAGGTAGAAAGTCTAGGGAGGTACCACAGTATCAACTCCTATCCAAGCACCCACCCGACCAAGTCTCATTTCTTCCGACCCCTCTCCTCCGCCTTctatctctttctctctctccgtTTCCCCCTATTTTCCAGCAACTAGGGTTTCTGCTTCCCTCTTCACTGCTCTATTTCCCATAAACCCAGCAAGACTTCTCAGTCTTCGGCTTTTCTCAGTATTGTCCAAGCCTTTTAACCcgaaaataaacataaaaaaccatttttcatatttttctcaGTCCTTTTCGTTTTCCTACTTACTGATTTTCccagaaaaaaaatttatcatttttcaGGGTTTTTGAGTAGTCAAAGCTAAAGGGCTCCTACTGAAACTGAGAGTTATGGCGAAGACTAAACCTGGGAAGAAGGACCTGGATTCTTACTATATTAAGGGCACCAACAAAGTTGTCAGACgtaatttttttctaatttttggttattttgttttttttttggctttgtgTTGTGCAAATTACAATGCCTGTTGATATTTGTGTTTTTTGTTGATGGGTTTAAGGTTAATGGCTTTATTTTGCAGTAATCAAGTTTTTAACATGCGTTTTAGACTGTAAATGTGGAAGTGTGTTACTTTGGTTGTTTCATTGCTCTTATTTTTATCGGCACGGTTTGTTTTCGCACATTTGAGCTGATTTGAATTTTTGGAGTTTGATTGCAAGCAGAAATgtttgttgattttgaaaagtttgaattttgaattgttttttttttttgggggggggggggggggctatGAGCATGTGCATTATGTACTGAAATGCAATGCATTTCGGTTGACTTGGTGCGTAAAGTAAAGATTATGTACTGAAAATCAATGCATTTCGGTTGACTTGGTGCTAAGTAAAGATTGAGGTTTGGTCTGTTGTATTAGTGGACATGTTTGGTTCATTTTTGGCTTTGTTAACTGTGACCTTTATCAGGTCATGGGGCCCGGAGTCTTGTAGACGTTTTTTCTTGCATTGTAAGCTTTGGACTTGGACTCTTTTGACCAGAATCTAACTGTTTGTACTTGCGCATTTATATGagatcatgatttttctgtcaGTAGAAAGTGATTTGCCAGCTATGTTTGCAGCTGGAGATTGTGTCTTGATGAGGCCATCAGATCCCGATAAGCCCCCATATGTGGCACGAGTGGAGAAGATTGAGGCAGACCATCGAAACAACGTGAAAGTCCGGGTAAGGTGGTATTACCGGCCTGAGGAGTCTATTGGGGGTCGCAGACAATTCCATGGGGCCAAGGAACTTTTCCTTTCAGACCACTACGATGTGCAGAGCGCTCACACCATTGAAGGAAAGTGCATTGTGCACTCATTCAAGAATTACACCAAGCTCGAGAATGTGGGTGTTGAAGATTACTTTTGTAGGTTTGAGTACAAAGCAGCCACTGGAGGCTTCACCCCCGATCGTGTTGCTGTGTGAGTTTGAATGTCTCGCATCTGTATGATGGATGGCACAAATTAAGTTCCTTAAGGCGTTTaatggttttttcttttttgtgttttgttctTTCTATAGGTATTGCAAATGTGAGATGCCTTACAACCCAGATGACCTGATGGTGCAATGTGAAGGGTGCAAAGACTGGTAAAACTATTATTTATATTCAGTCTATATATGTGGTTTTAAAACTACTAATTTACATGTAAGTTGAACTAGTGTGTAAAAGTGAAATAAGTTTCTTTATCTCTTTGTTATGGTCATGGCTCATTTTAGGCACTGCTGATTGAGACTTGTTCTTAATCTGGTACTTTAAAATCAATTTAGAAATTTAATTTGTTTTGTGCACCTGTACTTTTGCAGATGGTTAATCCGTGGTTTTCCACTCTGGACAATTAGTTTTTGTGGTAACTTAGAGGATTACGAGAAggaatattttatatttggtaAATATAAGAATAGAAATCATGAACTTGTTTACCAAATGAGCCATGTAAGAGAATCCTTTGTCCTTTGATAACAAAAAGTAAAGATCTTTgcttcaaaagaaaaagaaactaaaaaacCCAGAGGTAATGGAGTAAAAGAAATTGTATCCATAACACTTTATAATGATGACTGAAGGTCCACCAATAGTCGATCTTTTCCAGTGGCCATTCAGAGTTTGGACTAGTTATAGCAGGAAGCAGTGTGTTAATGGATCACTAAATGGCATTTGGGGTTCAGAGACACCAAAGTACAATCTGACAAGAAGGAAATTATTTAAGGAGCAGAAAATATGAAACTAAATGAAGATTTCTTGCCATTTTTCTCCTGAGTTTACTGGAACCCAAGACATAGAAAAGTGCAAGGAATGATCCATCATTCACTCAAGAGTATTATAAAGAAATTATCACTAAATGAAGTGTATTGACTATAGTTTTATAGCAAATTTAGAGAAAATACTGCATATTATACACATCTTTATAAGAAAAGACTGACATTTTACTGTAGATTCTTAGCATTATTCTTCAAGCAGGTGCTCTAAGTTAGTATGGTGCATGACCAACTAAACTAGATTTGACATGCCCTTTATGGCCGCCAAAAAGCAGAGCATCACTGTAGTgta
Above is a genomic segment from Coffea eugenioides isolate CCC68of chromosome 5, Ceug_1.0, whole genome shotgun sequence containing:
- the LOC113772527 gene encoding chromatin remodeling protein EBS-like isoform X2 gives rise to the protein MAKTKPGKKDLDSYYIKGTNKVVRPGDCVLMRPSDPDKPPYVARVEKIEADHRNNVKVRVRWYYRPEESIGGRRQFHGAKELFLSDHYDVQSAHTIEGKCIVHSFKNYTKLENVGVEDYFCRFEYKAATGGFTPDRVAVYCKCEMPYNPDDLMVQCEGCKDWFHPSCMGMTIEEAKKLDHFLCSDCSSDDDAKRSLNSFPVSPSIEKPKRRKR
- the LOC113772527 gene encoding chromatin remodeling protein EBS-like isoform X1, whose translation is MAKTKPGKKDLDSYYIKGTNKVVRPGDCVLMRPSDPDKPPYVARVEKIEADHRNNVKVRVRWYYRPEESIGGRRQFHGAKELFLSDHYDVQSAHTIEGKCIVHSFKNYTKLENVGVEDYFCRFEYKAATGGFTPDRVAVYCKCEMPYNPDDLMVQCEGCKDWFHPSCMGMTIEEAKKLDHFLCSDCSSDDDAKRSLNSFPVSPSIEKWSLSAERDDRLILLNCGERLIFAFSSRVCCCVVELYSEEKDTECVWIEMI